One window from the genome of Populus alba chromosome 15, ASM523922v2, whole genome shotgun sequence encodes:
- the LOC118037748 gene encoding APO protein 3, mitochondrial, producing the protein MNIILKPQHLLSKKPNLTHFFSSKTTIPLPYGTETNDPSYKDIPKPVRDKSERKPYVTPMKMLIKRAKEEKEARKLQPCRMLENPPDNGLLVPQLVPVAYQVYEAREVLLSGISKLVKVIPVQKCRFCHELHIGHVGHEIRTCTGPGSGMRSSTHVWRKGRVHDVVFSPKSYHLYDRVGKPRVVHDESRRVPRIPAIVELCIQAGVDLEKHPTKRRTKPVYSIEGRIVDFEQAKENDENERNLHDENLDPLIGSDLGTKFDEARNFIVDKETDQLEESHEGVTDLREISIGTMESWFKMISGAKKIMEQYGVLTCGYCPEVQVGPKGHKVRMCKATKHQHRDGLHAWQEATIDDLVAPNYVWHVRDTNGLPLDNKLKRYYGKAPAVVELCVQAGAPVPGQYRSMMRLDVVPPDRDEVDLVA; encoded by the exons ATGAACATAATACTAAAACCCCAACACCTGCtctcaaaaaaaccaaacctaacCCATTTTTTCTCATCAAAAACAACCATTCCCTTACCCTATGGGACAGAAACAAATGACCCATCATACAAAGACATACCAAAACCTGTTAGAGACAAGTCAGAAAGAAAACCATATGTAACACCTATGAAAATGCTCATTAAAAGAgctaaagaagaaaaggaagcaaGAAAGTTACAACCTTGTAGAATGTTGGAGAATCCACCTGATAATGGTTTGTTAGTCCCTCAACTTGTGCCTGTTGCTTACCAAGTTTATGAAGCCCGTGAAGTTTTGCTTTCTGGGATTTCTAAGCTTGTTAAAGTTATTCCTGTTCAGAAGTGCAG GTTCTGCCATGAGTTACATATTGGCCATGTGGGCCATGAAATTCGAACCTGCACTGGTCCTGGAAGTGGAATGAGGAGTTCCACTCATGTTTGGAGAAAGGGGAGAGTGCATGATGTGGTTTTTTCCCCCAAATCCTATCATCTGTATGATCGTGTTGGCAAGCCAAGAGTTGTGCATGACGAGAGTCGCAGGGTCCCTCGTATCCCTGCCATTGTAGAGCTCTGTATACAGGCTGGTGTCGACCTTGAAAAGCACCCTACAAAGAGGAGGACAAAACCCGTGTACTCTATTGAAGGAAGAATCGTAGACTTTGAGCAAGCaaaggaaaatgatgaaaatgagcGTAATTTGCATGATGAGAACCTTGATCCTCTGATAGGTTCTGATCTTGGGACCAAATTTGATGAAGCAAGAAATTTTATAGTGGATAAAGAAACTGATCAATTGGAAGAATCACATGAGGGAGTGACTGATTTAAGGGAAATAAGCATTGGGACCATGGAGTCATGGTTCAAAATGATATCTGGGGCAAAGAAGATCATGGAACAGTATGGTGTGTTAACCTGCGGATATTGTCCTGAAGTTCAGGTAGGCCCTAAGGGACACAAGGTGAGGATGTGCAAGGCAACAAAGCATCAGCATCGTGATGGTCTGCATGCATGGCAAGAAGCAACTATTGATGATCTTGTGGCTCCCAATTATGTTTGGCATGTTCGAGATACGAATGGGCTTCCTCTGGACAACAAGTTGAAGAGGTACTATGGCAAGGCTCCAGCTGTAGTGGAGCTGTGTGTGCAGGCTGGTGCACCTGTTCCAGGTCAATATCGAAGCATGATGAGACTAGATGTGGTTCCTCCTGACCGTGATGAggttgatcttgttgcttgA
- the LOC118037749 gene encoding uncharacterized protein isoform X2, producing the protein MSKPSPILKKPKVEQQNNDDDNEVSLNQECKENNGREEEEYSMEEQKVALIALIEHRSRELQHLKQRVSYYQTQLVEAEKRLEESQVKLGRLSGKGNATAPNKPSVENGIKNVKVERKSPSPVRVNEASPGSQPQSRTELVIPKVPQPLTLVGSGARISSCSSAQPSSSTPSNGVANVKVEKLNSVADVKVEKSNSDVKVERSYKSSSPDVEVIEIQDRGTKRKIEQKEHKELIPLVSRSSSPCTVHCHTSNHIPSQHKRKLRSVAVCPANDQLFVSSALDGMVHLWQLQARGSGASILSTTDCVSPLQRRWPEDIAWHPLGNSLFSAYTADSGDSQISILNLNKMQGRARVTFLDDKPHIKGTINSIEFMPWENICFVTGCSDHGVVLWNEKDDENSWKPKILHRNLHSSAVMGVAGMQQKQIVLSAGADKRIVGFDVQVGRADFKHQLDSKCMSVLPNPCDFNLFMVQTGTHGNQLRLFDIRLKQMEIHSFGFKQESSDSQSALINQAWSPDGLYLTSGSVDPVIHIFDISDLLPAKIKLA; encoded by the exons atgagcaaaCCATCTCCGATTCTTAAAAAGCCAAAAGTAGAGCAGCAAAACAACGACGACGATAATGAAGTGTCACTAAATCAAGAATGCAAAGAGAACAacggcagagaagaagaagaatatagCATGGAGGAGCAAAAAGTCGCTTTGATTGCTCTAATCGAACATCGTTCTCGTGAACTTCAGCATCTTAAGCAACGCGTTTCTTATTATCAAACTCAG CTTGTTGAAGCAGAGAAGAGGTTAGAGGAATCGCAGGTGAAATTGGGTCGGCTAAGTGGAAAAGGCAATGCAACAGCGCCTAATAAACCTTCTGTAGAGAATGGAATTAAGAATGTGAAGGTGGAGAGGAAATCTCCAAGTCCGGTTCGTGTAAATGAGGCTTCTCCTGGAAGCCAGCCTCAGTCTAGGACTGAACTTGTGATTCCGAAAGTTCCTCAACCACTAACATTGGTGGGTTCAGGTGCGAGAATTTCTAGTTGTTCCAGTGCTCAACCGAGTTCTTCCACTCCCTCTAATGGTGTTGCGAATGTGAAAGTAGAAAAACTTAATAGTGTTGCGGATGTAAAAGTGGAAAAATCTAATAGTGATGTGAAGGTGGAAAGGTCTTACAAAAGTTCGTCTCCTGATGTTGAAGTTATTGAAATTCAGGATAGAGGAACGAAAAGGAAGATTG AACAGAAAGAACACAAGGAATTGATTCCACTGGTGTCTAGGAGCTCTTCTCCATGCACAGTCCACTGCCATACAAGTAATCATATCCCTAGTCAGCACAAAAGAAAGTTGAGAAGTGTTGCTGTATGTCCAGCCAATGATCAGCTTTTTGTGTCCAG TGCTTTGGATGGAATGGTCCACCTATGGCAACTTCAAGCTCGAGG GTCAGGTGCCTCTATACTTAGCACCACTGATTGTGTGTCTCCATTGCAACGTCGATGGCCAGAAGATATAGCCTGGCACCCACTGGGAAATAGCTTATTTTCTGCTTACACTGCAGACAGTGGGGATTCTCAGATATCAATTctgaatttgaataaaatgCAAGGG AGAGCACGTGTAACATTCTTGGATGACAAGCCTCATATTAAGGGTACTATTAACAGCATAGAGTTCATGCCCTGGGAAAATATCTGTTTTGTTACTGGCTGCAGTGATCATGGTGTTGTTCTTTGgaatgagaaagatgatgagaaCTCGTGGAAGCCAAAGATATTGCACAGGAATTTGCATTCTTCTGCTGTCATGGGGGTTGCCGGGATGCAGCAAAAGCAGATTGTACTGTCTGCTGGCGCAGACAAGAGAATTGTTGGGTTTGATGTGCAAGTTGGGAGAGCTGACTTCAAGCATCAACTCGACAGCAAGTGCATGAGTGTTCTGCCAAATCCATGTGATTTCAATTTATTCATGGTTCAAACAGG GACTCATGGGAACCAACTTAGGCTGTTTGATATAAGACTGAAGCAAATGGAAATTCATTCTTTCGGGTTTAAACAAGAAAGTAGCGACTCTCAATCAGCTCTGATCAATCAAGCTTGGTCTCCTGATGGTCTGTACCTCACATCTGGTTCAGTAGATCCTGTGATCCATATCTTTGATATCAG TGATTTATTACCTGCAAAGATCAAATTGGCTTGA
- the LOC118037749 gene encoding uncharacterized protein isoform X1, with amino-acid sequence MSKPSPILKKPKVEQQNNDDDNEVSLNQECKENNGREEEEYSMEEQKVALIALIEHRSRELQHLKQRVSYYQTQLVEAEKRLEESQVKLGRLSGKGNATAPNKPSVENGIKNVKVERKSPSPVRVNEASPGSQPQSRTELVIPKVPQPLTLVGSGARISSCSSAQPSSSTPSNGVANVKVEKLNSVADVKVEKSNSDVKVERSYKSSSPDVEVIEIQDRGTKRKIEQKEHKELIPLVSRSSSPCTVHCHTSNHIPSQHKRKLRSVAVCPANDQLFVSSALDGMVHLWQLQARGSGASILSTTDCVSPLQRRWPEDIAWHPLGNSLFSAYTADSGDSQISILNLNKMQGRARVTFLDDKPHIKGTINSIEFMPWENICFVTGCSDHGVVLWNEKDDENSWKPKILHRNLHSSAVMGVAGMQQKQIVLSAGADKRIVGFDVQVGRADFKHQLDSKCMSVLPNPCDFNLFMVQTGTHGNQLRLFDIRLKQMEIHSFGFKQESSDSQSALINQAWSPDGLYLTSGSVDPVIHIFDIRYNYDKPSQSIKAHQKRVFKAVWHYSLPLLISISSDLHIGLHKII; translated from the exons atgagcaaaCCATCTCCGATTCTTAAAAAGCCAAAAGTAGAGCAGCAAAACAACGACGACGATAATGAAGTGTCACTAAATCAAGAATGCAAAGAGAACAacggcagagaagaagaagaatatagCATGGAGGAGCAAAAAGTCGCTTTGATTGCTCTAATCGAACATCGTTCTCGTGAACTTCAGCATCTTAAGCAACGCGTTTCTTATTATCAAACTCAG CTTGTTGAAGCAGAGAAGAGGTTAGAGGAATCGCAGGTGAAATTGGGTCGGCTAAGTGGAAAAGGCAATGCAACAGCGCCTAATAAACCTTCTGTAGAGAATGGAATTAAGAATGTGAAGGTGGAGAGGAAATCTCCAAGTCCGGTTCGTGTAAATGAGGCTTCTCCTGGAAGCCAGCCTCAGTCTAGGACTGAACTTGTGATTCCGAAAGTTCCTCAACCACTAACATTGGTGGGTTCAGGTGCGAGAATTTCTAGTTGTTCCAGTGCTCAACCGAGTTCTTCCACTCCCTCTAATGGTGTTGCGAATGTGAAAGTAGAAAAACTTAATAGTGTTGCGGATGTAAAAGTGGAAAAATCTAATAGTGATGTGAAGGTGGAAAGGTCTTACAAAAGTTCGTCTCCTGATGTTGAAGTTATTGAAATTCAGGATAGAGGAACGAAAAGGAAGATTG AACAGAAAGAACACAAGGAATTGATTCCACTGGTGTCTAGGAGCTCTTCTCCATGCACAGTCCACTGCCATACAAGTAATCATATCCCTAGTCAGCACAAAAGAAAGTTGAGAAGTGTTGCTGTATGTCCAGCCAATGATCAGCTTTTTGTGTCCAG TGCTTTGGATGGAATGGTCCACCTATGGCAACTTCAAGCTCGAGG GTCAGGTGCCTCTATACTTAGCACCACTGATTGTGTGTCTCCATTGCAACGTCGATGGCCAGAAGATATAGCCTGGCACCCACTGGGAAATAGCTTATTTTCTGCTTACACTGCAGACAGTGGGGATTCTCAGATATCAATTctgaatttgaataaaatgCAAGGG AGAGCACGTGTAACATTCTTGGATGACAAGCCTCATATTAAGGGTACTATTAACAGCATAGAGTTCATGCCCTGGGAAAATATCTGTTTTGTTACTGGCTGCAGTGATCATGGTGTTGTTCTTTGgaatgagaaagatgatgagaaCTCGTGGAAGCCAAAGATATTGCACAGGAATTTGCATTCTTCTGCTGTCATGGGGGTTGCCGGGATGCAGCAAAAGCAGATTGTACTGTCTGCTGGCGCAGACAAGAGAATTGTTGGGTTTGATGTGCAAGTTGGGAGAGCTGACTTCAAGCATCAACTCGACAGCAAGTGCATGAGTGTTCTGCCAAATCCATGTGATTTCAATTTATTCATGGTTCAAACAGG GACTCATGGGAACCAACTTAGGCTGTTTGATATAAGACTGAAGCAAATGGAAATTCATTCTTTCGGGTTTAAACAAGAAAGTAGCGACTCTCAATCAGCTCTGATCAATCAAGCTTGGTCTCCTGATGGTCTGTACCTCACATCTGGTTCAGTAGATCCTGTGATCCATATCTTTGATATCAGGTATAATTATGACAAGCCATCCCAGTCCATAAAAGCTCACCAGAAACGAGTCTTTAAAGCAGTATGGCATTACTCTCTCCCACTTCTGATTTCCATATCTTCTGATCTGCACATCGGGTTACATAAGATCATCTAG